In Notamacropus eugenii isolate mMacEug1 chromosome 1, mMacEug1.pri_v2, whole genome shotgun sequence, one genomic interval encodes:
- the TAF1C gene encoding TATA box-binding protein-associated factor RNA polymerase I subunit C isoform X2 codes for MDFPDNLFPTFFLPGPPGLNDSPGLYLAPAWSDCMQLLKPPQTQDPSVNPPQHETSYVTKWGRWKSDTPGPLPFLRPGPDLWNPELTPRDLLFQGRLRRPFGAKATVDVMEQLNQFLWDHGDIAFGPLGKLLQEDFNLGKAKKSRKDRTVMNAERLLQDLSGHQPKGCPWAHLSTRQRRFSLLGGTVLAEEVEGLLGGLLHEELETRWKGLLLDETSTGGALAWVPGAKPHVGQLVYPTGQAYNQLNFQKVKLFSTRKPQAVGDPTQILLQGPVRQVVTRTVQGEALLAVRSDHHCAVWQVSRQGHPEPLQVLGTEKGATGISLSPHLPGELAVCTRSGAVCLWSPQNGLKQIYKDPETLVFKDSSSWRWADFTAHPRMLTVADRTGVRLTDVRGPSGCGEFLFRVGAEASCQRGERILLAQYLGTSSPVSLSPTLHLICTQFSLYLLDERLPLVPMLKWNHALMSPPLLAELLPPPCPGAPFPLLLGGLGGHLRMLHLSGGSSHTPQLAAPPQSLPSLSDSLPGFPVLEPHGQQLLQDRLKAPLMGLAAVVPPSCPSPTMLLFQLSAAGDVFYQHLWLQPDTNSKSADSLQNSKSCTDHTDDPGLHSHDQSSATSSLDTAPDSGAVSWNPQAVACCRRWLKTLLQVPPALPPWTPPTFSQHPLRWLREEVKGKVREGLQAAMNEGRLLQQRDLGPLPPSDPPPAHEPFGPENKLTERLEAFWEGKGAIWWDSQQGSTQVPRKRPSREKRRTQLSSSFSSIRATSDFSDMDSHHGTPSPLHRMSEASQSQELSQEPWARNVPRERRQTLRDYLAVLPSPESENCSSPRSQNRSSQTLPTSEPMSHSVPRSQDPRTQTPLRPHQRNSSALCSQNSGIRSLPSRHTPSLAGSQPLKKKPRMGF; via the exons ATGGATTTCCCTGACAATCTCTTTCCCACGTTCTTTTTGCCTGGCCCCCCTGGCCTGAATGATTCCCCTGGCTTGTATCTGGCCCCTGCTTGGAGTGACTGTATGCAGCTGCTGAAGCCCCCCCAGACCCAGGATCCATCG GTTAACCCCCCCCAGCATGAGACATCGTATGTGACAAAGTGGGGAAGATGGAAGTCTGACACTCCTGGACCTCTGCCCTTCCTGCGCCCTGGTCCTG ACCTCTGGAACCCTGAGCTGACCCCCCGAGATTTGCTCTTCCAGGGGAGACTGAGGCGTCCATTTGGGGCCAAAGCGACAGTAGATGTTATGGAGCAG CTCAACCAGTTCTTGTGGGATCATGGGGACATTGCCTTTGGGCCCCTAGGAAAGCTGCTGCAGGAGGACTTTAACCTGGGAAAAGCAAAG AAATCCCGCAAGGACAGGACGGTGATGAATGCAGAACGGTTGCTCCAGGACCTCAGTGGACACCAGCCCAAGGG GTGCCCCTGGGCCCACTTGAGCACCCGTCAGCGACGATTCTCCCTCCTGGGGGGCACAGTGCTGGCTGAGGAAGTGGAAGGTCTGCTTGGGGGTTTGCTGCATGAGGAGCTGGAGACCCGCTGGAAGGGGCTACTGCTGGATGAAACTTCTACAGGCGGGGCTCTCGCTTGGGTCCCAGGGGCTAAACCCCATGTTGGGCAGCTGGTCTACCCTACTGGGCAAGCCTACAACCAGCTGA ACTTCCAGAAGGTAAAACTGTTCAGCACCCGCAAACCCCAGGCTGTTGGGGACCCAACCCAAATCTTGCTCCAGGGACCAGTCCGGCAGGTGGTGACCCGCACAGTCCAGGGGGAAG CTCTGCTGGCTGTCCGCTCTGATCATCACTGTGCTGTGTGGCAGGTCAGTCGTCAAGGGCATCCTGAGCCCCTGCAGGTGCTGGGTACAGAGAAGGGAGCCACAGGAATCAGCCTCAG CCCTCATCTTCCTGGAGAGCTGGCAGTCTGCACTCGCTCAGGAGCTGTGTGTCTGTGGAGCCCCCAGAATGG GCTGAAGCAAATATACAAAGACCCTGAAACCCTTGTCTTCAAGGACTCTTCTTCGTGGCGCTGGGCAGACTTCACTGCTCACCCCCGTATGCTGACTGTCGCTGACCGCACTGGAGTCAGACTCACAGATGTTCGG GGTCCCTCAGGCTGTGGTGAGTTCCTTTTTCGTGTAGGGGCTGAAGCCTCATGTCAGCGAGGGGAGCGTATCTTATTGGCTCAGTACTTGGGGACATCCAGTCCGGTCTCCCTGAGTCCCACCCTTCATCTCATCTGTACACAG ttctctctctacctGCTGGACGAGCGTTTACCTCTTGTGCCAATGCTGAAGTGGAACCATGCACTTATGTCACCTCCACTGCTGGCTGAGCTCCTGCCCCCACCCTGTCCTGGGGCACCTTTTCCCTTGCTGCTCGGAGGACTTGGGGGCCATCTTCGGATGTTGCATCTCTCAG GAGGGTCCAGTCACACCCCTCAGCTAGCAGCACCACCACAGTCACTCCCTTCACTTAGTGACTCACTCCCTGGCTTTCCAGTCCTTGAGCCACATGGTCAGCAGCTGCTGCAGGACCGTCTTAAGGCCCCTCTTATGG GCTTGGCTGCTGTTGTACCTCCAAGTTGTCCCAGTCCCACCATGCTGCTGTTCCAGCTCTCAGCTGCTGGAGATGTTTTTTATCAGCACCTCTGGCTCCAGCCAGACACCAATTCCAAAAGTGCTGACTCTCTCCAAAATAGTAAGTCTTGCACTGACCATACTGATGATCCAGGCCTCCATTCTCATGACCAGTCTTCTGCTACCTCATCCTTGGACACAGCTCCTGACTCTGGTGCTGTTTCCTGGAATCCTCAGGCTGTTGCTTGCTGCCGCCGTTGGTTGAAAACCCTACTACAAGTTCCCCCAGCCCTCCCTCCTTGGACACCCCCTACTTTCTCCCAACACCCTCTCCGATGGTTGAGGGAGGAAGTGAAAGGGAAGGTCCGAGAGGGCCTACAGGCTGCCATGAATGAAGGCCGGCTGCTGCAACAAAGGGACCTgggccccctccctccctcagatcCTCCCCCTGCTCATGAGCCCTTTGGTCCTGAGAACAAATTGACTGAACGTTTGGAAGcattctgggaggggaagggagccaTTTGGTGGGACAGCCAGCAAGGCAGTACCCAGGTGCCAAGAAAGCGGCCATCACGGGAGAAGAGGCGGACCCAGCTTTCCAGCTCTTTCTCCTCTATCAGAGCCACCTCTGACTTCTCTGACATGGATAGTCACCATGGGACTCCTAGCCCTCTCCACAGGATGTCTGAAGCTTCTCAGTCTCAGGAGCTGTCTCAGGAGCCATGGGCTCGGAATGTACCCCGTGAGCGTCGGCAAACACTTCGAGACTACCTTGCAGTCCTCCCTTCTCCAGAATCAGAAAACTGCTCTTCCCCCCGATCCCAGAATCGAAGCAGCCAGACCCTGCCCACCTCAGAGCCAATGAGCCACTCAGTACCACGCTCCCAGGATCCAAGGACCCAGACCCCTCTTCGCCCTCACCAAAGGAACTCCTCTGCCCTCTGCTCTCAGAATTCAGGCATCCGGAGCTTGCCCTCCCGTCACACTCCTTCGCTTGCAGGCTCACAACCCCTCAAGAAAAAACCCCGTATGGGCTTCTAA
- the TAF1C gene encoding TATA box-binding protein-associated factor RNA polymerase I subunit C isoform X1 — MSFSSLFHRNRDLRIGHEPCTQMDFPDNLFPTFFLPGPPGLNDSPGLYLAPAWSDCMQLLKPPQTQDPSVNPPQHETSYVTKWGRWKSDTPGPLPFLRPGPDLWNPELTPRDLLFQGRLRRPFGAKATVDVMEQLNQFLWDHGDIAFGPLGKLLQEDFNLGKAKKSRKDRTVMNAERLLQDLSGHQPKGCPWAHLSTRQRRFSLLGGTVLAEEVEGLLGGLLHEELETRWKGLLLDETSTGGALAWVPGAKPHVGQLVYPTGQAYNQLNFQKVKLFSTRKPQAVGDPTQILLQGPVRQVVTRTVQGEALLAVRSDHHCAVWQVSRQGHPEPLQVLGTEKGATGISLSPHLPGELAVCTRSGAVCLWSPQNGLKQIYKDPETLVFKDSSSWRWADFTAHPRMLTVADRTGVRLTDVRGPSGCGEFLFRVGAEASCQRGERILLAQYLGTSSPVSLSPTLHLICTQFSLYLLDERLPLVPMLKWNHALMSPPLLAELLPPPCPGAPFPLLLGGLGGHLRMLHLSGGSSHTPQLAAPPQSLPSLSDSLPGFPVLEPHGQQLLQDRLKAPLMGLAAVVPPSCPSPTMLLFQLSAAGDVFYQHLWLQPDTNSKSADSLQNSKSCTDHTDDPGLHSHDQSSATSSLDTAPDSGAVSWNPQAVACCRRWLKTLLQVPPALPPWTPPTFSQHPLRWLREEVKGKVREGLQAAMNEGRLLQQRDLGPLPPSDPPPAHEPFGPENKLTERLEAFWEGKGAIWWDSQQGSTQVPRKRPSREKRRTQLSSSFSSIRATSDFSDMDSHHGTPSPLHRMSEASQSQELSQEPWARNVPRERRQTLRDYLAVLPSPESENCSSPRSQNRSSQTLPTSEPMSHSVPRSQDPRTQTPLRPHQRNSSALCSQNSGIRSLPSRHTPSLAGSQPLKKKPRMGF, encoded by the exons atgtcTTTCTCATCTTTGTTTCATAGGAACCGAGACCTGAGAATTGGACACGAGCCCTGCACGCAGATGGATTTCCCTGACAATCTCTTTCCCACGTTCTTTTTGCCTGGCCCCCCTGGCCTGAATGATTCCCCTGGCTTGTATCTGGCCCCTGCTTGGAGTGACTGTATGCAGCTGCTGAAGCCCCCCCAGACCCAGGATCCATCG GTTAACCCCCCCCAGCATGAGACATCGTATGTGACAAAGTGGGGAAGATGGAAGTCTGACACTCCTGGACCTCTGCCCTTCCTGCGCCCTGGTCCTG ACCTCTGGAACCCTGAGCTGACCCCCCGAGATTTGCTCTTCCAGGGGAGACTGAGGCGTCCATTTGGGGCCAAAGCGACAGTAGATGTTATGGAGCAG CTCAACCAGTTCTTGTGGGATCATGGGGACATTGCCTTTGGGCCCCTAGGAAAGCTGCTGCAGGAGGACTTTAACCTGGGAAAAGCAAAG AAATCCCGCAAGGACAGGACGGTGATGAATGCAGAACGGTTGCTCCAGGACCTCAGTGGACACCAGCCCAAGGG GTGCCCCTGGGCCCACTTGAGCACCCGTCAGCGACGATTCTCCCTCCTGGGGGGCACAGTGCTGGCTGAGGAAGTGGAAGGTCTGCTTGGGGGTTTGCTGCATGAGGAGCTGGAGACCCGCTGGAAGGGGCTACTGCTGGATGAAACTTCTACAGGCGGGGCTCTCGCTTGGGTCCCAGGGGCTAAACCCCATGTTGGGCAGCTGGTCTACCCTACTGGGCAAGCCTACAACCAGCTGA ACTTCCAGAAGGTAAAACTGTTCAGCACCCGCAAACCCCAGGCTGTTGGGGACCCAACCCAAATCTTGCTCCAGGGACCAGTCCGGCAGGTGGTGACCCGCACAGTCCAGGGGGAAG CTCTGCTGGCTGTCCGCTCTGATCATCACTGTGCTGTGTGGCAGGTCAGTCGTCAAGGGCATCCTGAGCCCCTGCAGGTGCTGGGTACAGAGAAGGGAGCCACAGGAATCAGCCTCAG CCCTCATCTTCCTGGAGAGCTGGCAGTCTGCACTCGCTCAGGAGCTGTGTGTCTGTGGAGCCCCCAGAATGG GCTGAAGCAAATATACAAAGACCCTGAAACCCTTGTCTTCAAGGACTCTTCTTCGTGGCGCTGGGCAGACTTCACTGCTCACCCCCGTATGCTGACTGTCGCTGACCGCACTGGAGTCAGACTCACAGATGTTCGG GGTCCCTCAGGCTGTGGTGAGTTCCTTTTTCGTGTAGGGGCTGAAGCCTCATGTCAGCGAGGGGAGCGTATCTTATTGGCTCAGTACTTGGGGACATCCAGTCCGGTCTCCCTGAGTCCCACCCTTCATCTCATCTGTACACAG ttctctctctacctGCTGGACGAGCGTTTACCTCTTGTGCCAATGCTGAAGTGGAACCATGCACTTATGTCACCTCCACTGCTGGCTGAGCTCCTGCCCCCACCCTGTCCTGGGGCACCTTTTCCCTTGCTGCTCGGAGGACTTGGGGGCCATCTTCGGATGTTGCATCTCTCAG GAGGGTCCAGTCACACCCCTCAGCTAGCAGCACCACCACAGTCACTCCCTTCACTTAGTGACTCACTCCCTGGCTTTCCAGTCCTTGAGCCACATGGTCAGCAGCTGCTGCAGGACCGTCTTAAGGCCCCTCTTATGG GCTTGGCTGCTGTTGTACCTCCAAGTTGTCCCAGTCCCACCATGCTGCTGTTCCAGCTCTCAGCTGCTGGAGATGTTTTTTATCAGCACCTCTGGCTCCAGCCAGACACCAATTCCAAAAGTGCTGACTCTCTCCAAAATAGTAAGTCTTGCACTGACCATACTGATGATCCAGGCCTCCATTCTCATGACCAGTCTTCTGCTACCTCATCCTTGGACACAGCTCCTGACTCTGGTGCTGTTTCCTGGAATCCTCAGGCTGTTGCTTGCTGCCGCCGTTGGTTGAAAACCCTACTACAAGTTCCCCCAGCCCTCCCTCCTTGGACACCCCCTACTTTCTCCCAACACCCTCTCCGATGGTTGAGGGAGGAAGTGAAAGGGAAGGTCCGAGAGGGCCTACAGGCTGCCATGAATGAAGGCCGGCTGCTGCAACAAAGGGACCTgggccccctccctccctcagatcCTCCCCCTGCTCATGAGCCCTTTGGTCCTGAGAACAAATTGACTGAACGTTTGGAAGcattctgggaggggaagggagccaTTTGGTGGGACAGCCAGCAAGGCAGTACCCAGGTGCCAAGAAAGCGGCCATCACGGGAGAAGAGGCGGACCCAGCTTTCCAGCTCTTTCTCCTCTATCAGAGCCACCTCTGACTTCTCTGACATGGATAGTCACCATGGGACTCCTAGCCCTCTCCACAGGATGTCTGAAGCTTCTCAGTCTCAGGAGCTGTCTCAGGAGCCATGGGCTCGGAATGTACCCCGTGAGCGTCGGCAAACACTTCGAGACTACCTTGCAGTCCTCCCTTCTCCAGAATCAGAAAACTGCTCTTCCCCCCGATCCCAGAATCGAAGCAGCCAGACCCTGCCCACCTCAGAGCCAATGAGCCACTCAGTACCACGCTCCCAGGATCCAAGGACCCAGACCCCTCTTCGCCCTCACCAAAGGAACTCCTCTGCCCTCTGCTCTCAGAATTCAGGCATCCGGAGCTTGCCCTCCCGTCACACTCCTTCGCTTGCAGGCTCACAACCCCTCAAGAAAAAACCCCGTATGGGCTTCTAA